The genomic interval TCGCCCGCCGAATTGCTCACCTTCGGGGTCGTCAACCTCGACAAACCGCCCGGCCCGTCCTCGCATCAGGTCAGCGGCTGGTTGCGAGACGCCGTGGCCGAAACGCTGACCGAACGCGGCGTCGAGTCGACGATCGACCGCGCCGCCCACGCCGGGACGCTCGATCCGAAAGTGACCGGCTGCCTCCCGGTCATGCTCGGCGACGCGACCCGGCTCGCGCAGGTCTTCCTCGAGGGCGGCAAGGAGTACGTCGCCGTCCTCGAGTGTCACGCCCCGGTCCCCGCCGACGCCGAGTCGGTCGTCGCGGCGTTCGAGGGGCCGATCTACCAGAAGCCGCCGCGGAAGAGCGCGGTCTCCCGTCGTCTCCGCGTGCGGGAACTCTACGACCTGGCGGTCCTCGAGACCGAGGAGCGACGGCTCCTCCTGCGGATCCGCTGCGAGAGCGGCACGTACATCCGGAAACTGTGTCACGATCTGGGACTGGCGCTCGGCACGGGCGGTCACATGGGCCACCTGCGCCGGACCGCGACGGACCCGTTCGACGACCGAACCCTCCACAACGCACAGGAGTTCCTCGACGCGCTGGGTTTCTGGCTCGAGGACGACGACCCCGAACCGCTGTACGACGTCGTCGACCCCGCGGAGCGGATCCTCGAAGGGCTCCCACGCGTCGTCATCGCCGAGAGCGCCGCCCGGGAGGTGGCCGAGGGCGCACCCGTCTACGCACCGGGTGTACTCGAGGCCGACGACGGAATCGGACGGGGATCGCTGGTCGCCTGCTACACGCCGAACGGCGCAGCGGTCTGTCTCGGCGAACTGGCAGGCTCCGTCGACGCCGACAGCGGCGTTGTCGTCGACCTCGAGCGCGTGCTGGTCTGAGGATCGCACGGCGGCCGGCCGAAATCCGTCGACGCGGCGATCGCGAAACGATACCCTTAAACGGCAGACGCCCATCGATTCACGTGCGGGACCGTGGGGTAGTGGTATCCTCTGCGGATGGGGTCCGTAGGACCCGAGTTCAATTCTCGGCGGTCCCACTCGAAATTATCTAAGTGTTCAACTCCTAGCGTCTCAACCCCCTGAGACGGCCGAAAATCCAATTCTCGCTTTCGGTATATTTCCGGATAGTGGACACGAATTTCGGGGGTGGTCTGCGTGACGGTCGCGCCCTGGCCATCGGTCGATCACTCGACGTGCCAGCACTGCGGGGCTCACGTCACGGACCGCTTCCGTCGCGTCTTCGGTGACGACGAGGACCGGGCCCATCGCTGCGGCGACTGTGACACCTACGCTCGACTGAGCCGCGGCTCCGCTGCTGGCGTCGACGTACCAGTCCCCGATCCGGAAACGTCGCCCGGCCGCCACGGAGGTGAGGCCGATGCGTGAGGCCGTCTTCGTGCCGGCGAATCGGCTGTACGATGTCGAGAGTGGGACGGTCATCGCCCATCCTGCGACGCAGGCCAGCGACGAAGACGTTCGTCGCGCGCTCGAGGGAGGTGAGCGATGAGCCGAACTGGTCTCGAGCGGTTCGGCGTCGTCTCCCCGACGGTCGTCCGTGAACCCGCGCGCGACAGCGAAGGGATCCCAATCTGTCCGGAGTGCTGCCATCCAGTCGTGAAATCGAAGGGGTCCCAGCGGATCGAGAAGCCGGACCTCGTCCACGTCGCGCTGGCTGCCGCCTTCGACGAACTCATCACGTTCGGCTGGCGGTGCGAGCGTCACCCCTACGAGATCGTGTTGCCGATGCGAGTCGGCGGCGAGAACGCGAGTGCGTTCGTCGACGGCTGGACCGGTGTCCAGATCCGATTCTCGGAC from Natrinema salaciae carries:
- a CDS encoding RNA-guided pseudouridylation complex pseudouridine synthase subunit Cbf5, whose translation is MSLRGPPADRSPAELLTFGVVNLDKPPGPSSHQVSGWLRDAVAETLTERGVESTIDRAAHAGTLDPKVTGCLPVMLGDATRLAQVFLEGGKEYVAVLECHAPVPADAESVVAAFEGPIYQKPPRKSAVSRRLRVRELYDLAVLETEERRLLLRIRCESGTYIRKLCHDLGLALGTGGHMGHLRRTATDPFDDRTLHNAQEFLDALGFWLEDDDPEPLYDVVDPAERILEGLPRVVIAESAAREVAEGAPVYAPGVLEADDGIGRGSLVACYTPNGAAVCLGELAGSVDADSGVVVDLERVLV
- a CDS encoding DUF7563 family protein, whose translation is MVCVTVAPWPSVDHSTCQHCGAHVTDRFRRVFGDDEDRAHRCGDCDTYARLSRGSAAGVDVPVPDPETSPGRHGGEADA